From a single Fusobacterium pseudoperiodonticum genomic region:
- a CDS encoding DMT family transporter, which yields MDFSQIFKKLTAKHCAFIGIFFWATAFVITKVVLKEVDAMSLGVLRYFFASIIVIFILIKKKIPFPNLKDIPAFIFAGFSGYAGYIVLFNIATVLSSPSTLSVINALAPAITAIIAYFMFNEKIKLIGWIAMGISFCGILVLTLWNGTITINKGVLYMLLGCFLLSTYNISQRYLTKKYSSFSVSMYSLLIGGILLVIYSPHSIANIPNISSTSLILIIYMAIFPSIISYFFWTKAFELAKSTTEVTSFMFATPVIATILGMIILGDIPKLSTIIGGVIIISGMILFNKTK from the coding sequence ATGGATTTTAGCCAAATTTTCAAAAAGTTAACTGCTAAGCATTGTGCTTTCATTGGAATATTTTTCTGGGCAACGGCTTTTGTAATCACTAAAGTAGTTTTAAAAGAAGTTGATGCCATGTCACTTGGAGTTTTAAGGTACTTTTTCGCCTCTATCATTGTAATTTTTATTTTGATAAAGAAAAAAATTCCTTTTCCAAATTTAAAAGATATTCCAGCTTTCATATTTGCAGGTTTTTCAGGATATGCAGGATACATCGTTCTATTTAATATAGCTACTGTACTTTCTAGCCCTTCAACTTTAAGTGTCATAAATGCTCTTGCTCCAGCAATAACAGCGATTATTGCATATTTTATGTTCAATGAAAAAATAAAATTAATAGGCTGGATTGCAATGGGAATATCATTTTGTGGTATCTTAGTTTTAACTCTTTGGAATGGAACTATAACTATAAATAAAGGAGTTCTGTATATGTTGTTAGGTTGCTTTTTACTAAGCACATATAATATTTCACAAAGATACTTAACTAAAAAATATTCTTCTTTTTCTGTAAGTATGTATTCACTTTTAATTGGAGGTATACTTTTAGTTATTTATTCTCCTCATTCTATTGCTAATATACCTAATATCAGCTCAACTTCTTTAATACTGATTATATATATGGCTATTTTTCCTAGTATTATTTCTTATTTCTTCTGGACTAAAGCTTTTGAACTTGCAAAAAGTACTACAGAAGTTACTTCTTTTATGTTTGCAACCCCTGTAATTGCTACTATTCTAGGAATGATTATACTTGGAGATATACCTAAATTATCAACTATTATTGGAGGAGTAATAATAATATCAGGAATGATTTTATTCAATAAAACAAAATAA
- the lepA gene encoding translation elongation factor 4, which translates to MLQKNKRNFSIIAHIDHGKSTIADRLLEYTGTVSERDMKDQILDSMDLEREKGITIKAQAVTLFYKAKDGEEYELNLIDTPGHVDFIYEVSRSLAACEGALLVVDAAQGVEAQTLANVYLAIENNLEILPIINKIDLPAAEPEKVKREIEDIIGLPADDAVLASAKNGIGIENILEAIVQRIPAPNYDENAPLKALIFDSFFDDYRGVITYIKVLDGSIKKGDKIKIWSTEKELEVLEAGIFSPTMKSTDILTSGSVGYIITGVKTIHDTRVGDTITTVKNPALFPLAGFKPAQSMVFAGVYPLFTDDYEELREALEKLQLNDASLTFVPETSIALGFGFRCGFLGLLHMEIIVERLRREYNIDLISTTPSVEYKVRIDNQEERIIDNPCEFPEPGRGKITIQEPYIRGKVIVPKEYVGNVMELCQEKRGIFLSMDYLDENRSMLSYELPLAEIVIDFYDKLKSRTKGYASFEYELSEYRESNLVKVDILVSGKPVDAFSFIAHNDNAFYRGKAICQKLSEVIPRQQFEIPIQAALGSKIIARETIKAYRKNVIAKCYGGDITRKKKLLEKQKEGKKRMKSIGNVEIPQEAFVSVLKLND; encoded by the coding sequence ATGTTACAAAAAAATAAGAGAAATTTCTCTATAATTGCCCATATAGATCATGGAAAATCTACTATTGCAGATAGACTTTTAGAATATACTGGAACAGTCTCAGAAAGAGATATGAAAGACCAAATTCTTGATTCAATGGACTTGGAAAGAGAAAAAGGAATAACTATAAAAGCTCAAGCTGTTACTTTGTTCTATAAAGCAAAAGATGGAGAAGAATATGAATTAAATTTAATTGATACTCCTGGACATGTGGACTTCATTTATGAAGTTTCAAGATCACTTGCTGCCTGTGAAGGAGCTTTACTTGTTGTAGATGCTGCTCAAGGTGTTGAAGCACAAACTCTTGCTAATGTGTATCTTGCTATTGAAAATAACTTAGAAATTTTACCAATAATAAATAAAATTGACTTACCTGCTGCTGAGCCTGAAAAAGTAAAAAGAGAAATCGAAGATATTATAGGTTTACCTGCTGATGATGCAGTTTTAGCTTCTGCTAAAAATGGAATAGGTATTGAAAATATACTAGAAGCTATCGTCCAAAGAATACCTGCTCCAAATTACGATGAGAACGCTCCTTTAAAAGCCTTAATTTTTGACTCTTTCTTTGATGATTATAGAGGTGTAATAACATATATAAAAGTTTTAGATGGAAGTATTAAAAAAGGAGATAAAATAAAAATTTGGTCAACTGAAAAAGAATTAGAAGTCTTAGAAGCTGGTATTTTTTCTCCTACAATGAAATCAACTGATATTTTAACTAGTGGTTCTGTTGGATACATCATCACAGGAGTTAAAACTATACATGATACTAGAGTTGGAGATACGATAACAACTGTAAAAAATCCTGCTCTGTTCCCACTAGCTGGATTTAAACCTGCACAATCAATGGTTTTTGCTGGAGTTTATCCGCTATTTACTGATGACTATGAAGAATTGAGAGAAGCCTTAGAAAAGCTACAATTAAATGATGCTTCTTTAACATTTGTCCCTGAAACATCAATTGCCTTAGGTTTTGGATTTAGATGTGGATTCTTAGGTCTATTACATATGGAAATCATAGTTGAAAGATTGAGAAGAGAATACAATATAGACTTAATTTCTACTACTCCATCTGTTGAGTACAAAGTTAGAATAGACAATCAAGAAGAAAGAATTATAGATAACCCTTGTGAATTCCCTGAACCTGGTCGTGGGAAAATAACAATACAAGAGCCATATATCAGAGGAAAAGTAATAGTTCCTAAAGAATATGTTGGAAATGTAATGGAACTTTGCCAAGAAAAAAGAGGAATTTTTCTTTCAATGGATTATTTAGATGAGAATAGATCTATGCTTAGCTATGAGCTACCTCTTGCAGAAATTGTTATAGATTTCTATGATAAATTAAAATCAAGAACAAAAGGATATGCTTCATTTGAATATGAATTAAGTGAGTATAGAGAATCTAATCTGGTTAAAGTTGATATCTTAGTTTCAGGAAAACCTGTTGATGCCTTCTCATTTATAGCTCACAATGACAATGCTTTCTATAGAGGAAAAGCTATTTGTCAAAAATTAAGTGAAGTTATACCAAGACAACAGTTTGAAATTCCTATTCAAGCTGCCTTAGGTTCTAAAATAATTGCTAGAGAAACAATAAAAGCATATAGAAAGAATGTTATTGCTAAATGTTATGGTGGAGATATAACAAGAAAGAAAAAACTTCTTGAAAAACAAAAAGAAGGTAAAAAGAGAATGAAGAGCATAGGAAATGTTGAAATTCCACAAGAAGCATTTGTTTCAGTTTTAAAATTGAATGATTAA
- a CDS encoding CobW family GTP-binding protein — MKILLVSGFLGAGKTTFIKEMAKNINLEFVVLENEYADIGVDKDFLDEKNLDVWEMSEGCICCSMKGDFKSSIKRIYSEINPEYLLIEPTGLGMLSSIIENIKELNNEDIKILRPISLIDVTSFDEYLESFNNFFLDNLKNTGKVILTKLENIDPLEIENIKNRILELNADLEIETNDYRNFPKEWFAELLNKSLDNKVIDKNFSMGTHINLRTFSKENINLKTMDELGLLLNRLVNGDFGKVYRAKGIIKIDGYWGKFNLVYKNFEMEAIENAKITKIVVIGNNLDIGNLKNI, encoded by the coding sequence ATGAAGATTTTATTGGTAAGTGGTTTTCTAGGGGCTGGAAAAACTACTTTTATAAAAGAAATGGCAAAGAATATTAATTTAGAATTTGTCGTTCTTGAAAATGAATATGCAGATATAGGTGTGGATAAAGACTTTTTAGATGAAAAAAACTTAGATGTTTGGGAGATGTCAGAAGGTTGCATATGTTGCTCTATGAAAGGAGATTTTAAATCTTCTATAAAAAGAATTTACTCTGAAATAAATCCTGAGTATCTTTTAATAGAACCTACTGGACTTGGAATGTTAAGTTCTATCATAGAGAATATAAAAGAACTTAATAATGAGGATATAAAAATTTTAAGACCTATAAGTCTAATAGATGTAACTTCATTTGATGAATATTTAGAAAGTTTTAATAACTTCTTTCTAGACAATCTAAAAAATACAGGAAAAGTGATTTTAACAAAATTAGAAAATATAGACCCACTTGAAATAGAGAATATTAAAAATAGAATTTTAGAATTAAATGCTGATTTAGAAATCGAAACAAATGATTATAGAAACTTCCCAAAAGAATGGTTTGCTGAATTATTGAATAAAAGTCTAGATAATAAAGTTATTGATAAAAACTTTTCTATGGGAACTCATATAAATTTAAGAACTTTTTCAAAAGAGAATATCAATCTAAAAACTATGGATGAACTAGGTTTACTTTTAAATAGATTAGTTAATGGTGACTTTGGAAAAGTATATAGAGCTAAAGGTATAATAAAAATTGATGGATATTGGGGTAAATTTAACCTAGTTTATAAAAATTTTGAAATGGAAGCTATAGAAAATGCTAAAATAACTAAGATTGTAGTTATTGGGAATAATTTAGACATTGGAAATCTAAAGAATATATAA
- a CDS encoding threonine/serine exporter family protein — protein MNYIEVFAAAFSTLFFGIIFNLTGRKLIYSSFAGGLGWYTYLLLYKEMGYSKTAAYLFSAIVITVFSEIIGRLKRTTVTTTLIPALIPLVPGGGIYYTMSFFVENKFQEALEKGRETIILTMALSVGILLVSTFSQILDRTIKYTKVLKKYRKFKQYKKSHKI, from the coding sequence ATGAATTATATAGAAGTTTTTGCAGCAGCATTTTCAACCTTATTTTTTGGAATTATATTTAATCTTACAGGTAGAAAATTAATATACAGTAGCTTCGCTGGTGGTTTAGGTTGGTATACTTATCTTCTTTTATACAAAGAGATGGGTTATTCTAAGACAGCTGCTTATCTTTTTTCAGCTATAGTAATCACTGTTTTTTCTGAGATAATAGGAAGATTAAAAAGAACAACAGTAACAACTACACTGATTCCAGCACTTATTCCTCTTGTTCCAGGTGGAGGAATTTACTATACTATGTCATTTTTTGTTGAAAATAAATTTCAAGAAGCTCTTGAAAAAGGTAGAGAAACTATTATTTTAACAATGGCTCTAAGTGTGGGAATACTTTTAGTATCAACTTTTTCTCAAATTTTAGACAGAACTATAAAATATACAAAGGTCTTAAAAAAATATAGGAAATTTAAGCAATATAAAAAGAGTCATAAGATATAA
- a CDS encoding threonine/serine exporter family protein: MQNDAFIIKVLSTANTIGKILLTSGAETYRVEEAITLVCRRFDLKSESFVTMTCVLTSAKKKDGEVITEVNRIYSVSNNLNKIDRIHKILLDIHKYEIDDLEKEIKKLQIQTVYKKKVLLISYCFSAAFFSLLFDGKFRDFLVAGVGGVLIFYMAYFANKLKLNNFFINTLGGFLVTIFSSFATKLGIISTPSYSAIGTLMLLVPGLALTNAIRDLINGDLLAGTSRSIEAALVGSALAIGTGFALFTMSYF, encoded by the coding sequence ATGCAAAATGATGCTTTTATTATAAAAGTACTTTCAACCGCCAATACTATTGGAAAAATTTTACTGACAAGTGGAGCTGAAACATACAGAGTAGAAGAAGCTATTACATTAGTATGTAGAAGATTCGATTTAAAGTCAGAATCATTTGTTACTATGACCTGTGTTCTTACTTCAGCAAAAAAGAAAGATGGAGAAGTTATTACAGAAGTTAATAGAATTTATTCAGTTTCTAATAACTTAAATAAAATTGATAGAATACATAAAATTTTGCTTGATATTCATAAATATGAAATAGATGATTTAGAAAAAGAGATAAAAAAACTTCAAATACAAACTGTTTATAAAAAGAAAGTTTTATTAATTTCTTATTGCTTTTCAGCTGCTTTCTTTTCCCTTTTATTTGATGGAAAATTTAGAGATTTTTTAGTTGCAGGAGTTGGTGGAGTTTTAATTTTCTATATGGCCTACTTTGCTAATAAATTAAAACTGAATAACTTTTTTATCAACACTTTGGGTGGCTTTTTAGTTACAATATTTTCGAGTTTTGCTACTAAACTTGGGATTATTTCTACTCCATCATATTCAGCTATAGGAACTTTGATGCTTTTAGTTCCTGGACTTGCATTGACCAATGCAATAAGAGACTTGATAAATGGTGACTTACTTGCAGGAACTTCAAGAAGTATAGAAGCTGCCTTAGTTGGCTCGGCTTTAGCAATAGGTACAGGTTTTGCTTTATTCACAATGTCATATTTTTAA
- a CDS encoding tRNA1(Val) (adenine(37)-N6)-methyltransferase: MNKNLESLIPLLNKNLKIIQRSDYFNFSIDSLLISEFINLTKNTKKILDIGTGNAVIPLFLSKRTSAKIYGVEIQEISYQLALRNISINNLNEQIYIIYDNIKNYLKYFTVGSFDIVLSNPPFFKVTENKELLNDLEQLSIARHEIELNLDELIEISSKLVKDRGYFYLVHRADRLSEILVTLQKYNFEAKKIKFCYTTKHKNAKIVLIEAIKNGKVGLTILPPLVINKDNGEYTDEVLKMFE; this comes from the coding sequence ATGAATAAAAATCTTGAGAGTCTTATTCCCTTATTAAATAAAAACTTAAAAATAATTCAAAGAAGTGATTACTTCAATTTTTCAATAGATTCTTTACTTATTTCTGAATTTATCAATCTTACAAAAAACACCAAAAAAATTTTAGATATAGGAACAGGAAATGCTGTTATTCCACTTTTTCTTTCTAAAAGAACTTCTGCTAAAATTTATGGTGTTGAAATACAAGAAATATCGTATCAACTTGCTTTAAGAAATATTAGCATTAATAATTTAAATGAACAAATATATATAATATATGATAATATAAAAAATTATTTAAAATATTTCACTGTTGGCTCATTTGATATAGTCTTATCAAATCCACCATTTTTTAAAGTGACTGAAAATAAAGAACTATTAAATGACTTAGAACAGCTATCTATTGCTAGACATGAGATTGAATTAAATTTAGATGAGCTAATTGAAATATCATCTAAACTTGTTAAAGATAGAGGTTATTTTTATTTAGTCCATAGAGCAGACAGACTATCTGAAATACTTGTTACATTACAAAAATATAATTTTGAAGCAAAAAAAATAAAATTTTGTTATACAACTAAGCATAAAAATGCTAAAATAGTGCTTATAGAAGCGATTAAAAATGGAAAAGTTGGCTTAACTATTCTTCCACCTTTAGTCATTAATAAAGATAATGGAGAATATACTGATGAAGTTTTAAAAATGTTTGAATAA
- a CDS encoding acyl-CoA dehydrogenase → MEFNVPKTHELFRQMIREFVEKEVKPIAAEVDENERFPMETVEKMAKIGIMGIPIPKQYGGAGGDNLMYAMAVEELSKACGTTGVIVSAHTSLGTWPILKFGNEKQKQKYLPKMASGEWIGAFGLTEPNAGTDAAGQQTMAVQDPETGEWILNGAKIFITNAGYAHVYVVFAMTDKSKGLKGISAFIVEAGTPGFSIGKKEMKLGIRGSATCELIFENCRIPKENLLGDKGKGFKIAMMTLDGGRIGIASQALGIAAGALEEAINYAKERKQFGRSLAQFQNTQFQIANLDVKVEAARLLVYKAAWRESNNLPYSLDAARAKLFAAETAMEVTTKAVQIFGGYGYTREYPVERMMRDAKITEIYEGTSEVQRMVIAANIIK, encoded by the coding sequence ATGGAATTTAATGTACCTAAAACACATGAACTTTTTAGACAAATGATAAGAGAATTTGTTGAAAAAGAAGTAAAACCTATCGCTGCTGAGGTAGATGAAAACGAAAGATTTCCAATGGAAACTGTTGAAAAGATGGCTAAGATTGGAATAATGGGTATCCCTATACCTAAACAATATGGAGGAGCAGGTGGAGACAACCTAATGTACGCTATGGCTGTTGAAGAATTATCAAAAGCTTGTGGAACTACAGGGGTTATAGTTTCTGCACACACATCTTTAGGAACTTGGCCAATCTTAAAATTTGGTAATGAAAAACAAAAACAAAAATATTTACCAAAAATGGCTAGTGGAGAATGGATAGGAGCTTTTGGACTTACTGAACCAAATGCTGGAACAGATGCTGCTGGACAACAAACTATGGCTGTTCAAGATCCTGAAACAGGAGAATGGATTTTAAATGGAGCAAAAATATTCATAACAAATGCAGGATATGCACATGTTTATGTAGTATTTGCTATGACAGATAAATCAAAAGGATTAAAAGGAATTTCTGCTTTTATAGTTGAAGCTGGAACACCAGGATTCTCTATTGGTAAAAAAGAAATGAAACTTGGAATTAGAGGTTCAGCTACTTGTGAATTAATATTCGAAAACTGTAGAATACCTAAAGAAAACCTATTAGGAGATAAAGGAAAAGGATTCAAGATTGCTATGATGACTCTTGATGGAGGAAGAATAGGAATTGCTTCTCAAGCATTAGGTATAGCTGCTGGAGCATTAGAAGAAGCTATAAACTATGCAAAAGAAAGAAAACAATTTGGAAGAAGCCTAGCTCAATTCCAAAATACTCAATTCCAAATAGCTAACTTAGATGTTAAAGTTGAAGCTGCAAGACTTTTAGTTTATAAAGCAGCTTGGAGAGAATCTAACAACTTACCTTATTCTTTAGATGCGGCTAGAGCTAAACTATTTGCTGCTGAAACAGCTATGGAAGTTACAACTAAAGCTGTTCAAATATTTGGAGGATATGGTTATACAAGAGAATATCCAGTTGAAAGAATGATGAGAGATGCTAAGATCACTGAAATCTATGAAGGAACATCAGAAGTTCAAAGAATGGTAATAGCAGCTAATATTATAAAATAA
- a CDS encoding electron transfer flavoprotein subunit beta/FixA family protein yields MRIVVCIKQVPDTTEVKIDPVKGTIIRDGVPSIMNPDDKGGLEEALKLKDLYGAEVIVITMGPPQAEAILREAYAMGADRAILITDRKFGGADTLATSNTIAAAIRKIENIDLIVAGRQAIDGDTAQVGPQIAEHLDLPQVSYVKEMKYNEASKSFEIKRATEDGYFLLELPTPGLVTVLAEANQPRYMNVGAIVDVFERPIETWTFDDIEIDPAKIGLAGSPTKVNKSFTKGVKEPGVLHEVDPKEAANIILEKLKEKFII; encoded by the coding sequence ATGAGAATAGTAGTTTGTATAAAACAAGTTCCAGATACAACTGAAGTTAAAATAGATCCAGTAAAAGGAACAATTATCAGAGACGGTGTTCCTAGTATAATGAACCCTGATGATAAAGGGGGATTAGAAGAAGCTCTAAAATTAAAAGATTTATATGGAGCTGAAGTTATAGTTATAACAATGGGACCACCTCAAGCAGAAGCTATATTAAGAGAAGCTTATGCAATGGGTGCTGATAGAGCAATACTTATAACAGATAGAAAATTCGGAGGAGCTGATACTTTAGCTACTTCTAATACTATAGCTGCTGCAATTAGAAAAATAGAAAATATTGATTTAATCGTTGCAGGAAGACAAGCAATCGATGGAGATACTGCACAAGTTGGACCTCAAATTGCTGAACACTTAGATTTACCTCAAGTGTCTTATGTAAAAGAAATGAAATACAATGAAGCTTCTAAATCATTTGAAATAAAAAGAGCTACAGAAGATGGATATTTCTTATTAGAACTTCCTACTCCTGGATTAGTAACAGTTCTTGCTGAAGCTAACCAACCTAGATATATGAATGTTGGAGCTATAGTTGATGTTTTTGAAAGACCAATTGAAACTTGGACATTTGATGATATCGAAATAGATCCTGCAAAAATAGGTTTAGCTGGGTCTCCAACTAAAGTTAATAAATCATTTACTAAAGGTGTTAAAGAACCTGGTGTATTACATGAAGTTGATCCAAAAGAAGCAGCTAATATTATATTAGAAAAATTAAAAGAAAAATTTATAATCTAA
- a CDS encoding electron transfer flavoprotein subunit alpha/FixB family protein, translating into MNLNDYKGILVYAEQRDGVLQNVGLELLGKATELAYEINKQIALKDAGDELAEYASKQAAAIKSIDAVAATLEEEDEKVKEKVAEVKANNPDAAKVTALLIGHNVKALADELVKAGADKVLVVDQPKLEVYDTEAYTQVLTAAINAEKPEIVLFGATTLGRDLAPRVSSRIATGLTADCTKLELLKDKERQLGMTRPAFGGNLMATIVSPDHRPQMATVRPGVMKKLPKSDDRKGEIVDFPVTLDESKMKVKLLNVVKEGGNKVDISEAKILVSGGRGVGAKQNFELLEDLAAEIGGIVSSSRAQVDAGNMPHDRQVGQTGKTVRPEVYFACGISGAIQHVAGMEESEFIIAINKDRFAPIFSVADLGIVGDLHKILPILTEEIKKYKANK; encoded by the coding sequence ATGAATTTAAACGATTATAAAGGAATCCTAGTGTACGCTGAACAAAGAGATGGAGTGTTACAAAATGTAGGATTAGAATTATTAGGAAAAGCAACAGAATTAGCATATGAAATAAATAAACAAATAGCTTTAAAAGATGCTGGAGACGAATTAGCTGAATATGCTTCTAAACAAGCAGCAGCTATAAAATCTATAGATGCAGTTGCAGCAACTCTTGAAGAAGAAGATGAAAAAGTAAAAGAAAAAGTTGCTGAAGTAAAAGCTAATAACCCAGATGCAGCTAAAGTAACTGCTCTATTAATAGGGCACAATGTTAAAGCACTTGCTGATGAATTAGTAAAAGCTGGAGCAGATAAAGTTTTAGTAGTAGATCAACCTAAATTAGAAGTATATGATACTGAAGCTTATACTCAAGTTTTAACTGCTGCTATAAATGCAGAAAAACCTGAAATAGTTCTATTTGGAGCTACTACTTTAGGAAGAGACTTAGCACCTAGAGTATCTTCTAGAATAGCTACAGGATTAACAGCTGACTGTACAAAACTTGAATTATTAAAAGATAAAGAAAGACAATTAGGTATGACAAGACCTGCATTTGGTGGAAACTTAATGGCAACTATAGTTTCTCCAGATCACAGACCTCAAATGGCTACTGTAAGACCAGGAGTTATGAAAAAATTACCTAAGTCTGATGATAGAAAAGGAGAAATAGTTGATTTCCCTGTAACTTTAGATGAGTCTAAAATGAAAGTTAAACTTCTAAATGTTGTTAAAGAAGGAGGAAACAAAGTAGACATTTCTGAAGCTAAGATATTAGTTTCTGGAGGAAGAGGAGTTGGAGCAAAACAAAACTTCGAATTACTAGAAGACTTAGCAGCTGAAATTGGTGGAATAGTTTCTTCTTCAAGAGCACAAGTTGATGCTGGAAACATGCCTCACGATAGACAAGTAGGGCAAACTGGTAAAACAGTTAGACCTGAAGTTTATTTCGCATGTGGAATTTCAGGAGCTATCCAACACGTTGCTGGTATGGAAGAATCTGAATTCATCATTGCTATCAACAAAGATAGATTTGCTCCTATATTCTCAGTTGCAGATTTAGGAATAGTTGGAGATTTACATAAAATCTTACCTATCCTAACTGAAGAAATCAAAAAATATAAAGCAAATAAATAA